Proteins encoded by one window of Marixanthomonas sp. SCSIO 43207:
- a CDS encoding acyl transferase — MISEKIFNIKSPQNFTEAALEVFNFQHKHVAVYQKFCDMLKINPNKITQISEIPFLPIQFFKSHKIIAEGYNSEVVFTSSGTTGSTTSKHYVAKTDLYETSFNKAFKNQYGTPKNLTILALLPSYLEREGSSLIYMVDSLIQQSDNEHSGFYLHDMDALIEKLTYLENKGQKTILLGVSYALLDLIEKKKFQLKNTVVMETGGMKGRRKEMVKQELHSVLKEGFGVSKIHSEYGMTELLSQAYSIGDGVFKCPPWMKVLTRDTEDPFTYIQSKTGGINVIDLANLYSCSFIATQDLGKVHTTEHFEVVGRFDNSDIRGCNLMIL, encoded by the coding sequence ATGATTTCAGAAAAAATTTTTAACATTAAATCACCTCAAAACTTTACTGAAGCAGCTTTGGAAGTTTTTAATTTTCAACACAAACATGTGGCTGTGTATCAAAAGTTTTGTGATATGTTAAAAATTAATCCTAATAAAATAACCCAAATTTCTGAAATTCCCTTTTTACCAATACAGTTTTTTAAGAGCCATAAAATCATTGCAGAAGGGTATAATTCAGAAGTTGTTTTTACTAGCAGCGGCACCACGGGAAGCACAACCAGCAAACATTATGTAGCTAAAACTGACTTATATGAAACAAGCTTCAACAAAGCTTTCAAAAATCAATATGGCACTCCTAAAAACCTTACTATCTTGGCGCTACTGCCATCATACCTAGAACGAGAAGGGTCATCCTTAATATATATGGTTGATTCATTGATACAACAAAGTGATAATGAACATAGTGGTTTCTATTTACACGATATGGATGCGTTGATAGAAAAGCTTACTTACTTAGAAAACAAAGGTCAAAAAACCATTCTGTTGGGCGTATCGTACGCACTGTTAGATTTGATTGAAAAGAAAAAATTTCAGCTTAAAAACACCGTTGTTATGGAAACTGGCGGCATGAAAGGACGCAGAAAAGAAATGGTTAAGCAAGAGCTTCATTCGGTTTTAAAAGAAGGGTTTGGGGTTTCAAAAATTCATAGCGAATATGGTATGACAGAGTTACTCTCACAAGCCTATTCAATTGGTGACGGGGTTTTTAAATGTCCTCCTTGGATGAAAGTTCTTACTCGAGATACCGAAGACCCTTTTACTTACATACAAAGCAAAACCGGAGGGATAAATGTAATCGATCTAGCAAACCTTTATTCTTGTAGTTTTATTGCTA